Proteins encoded within one genomic window of Mustela erminea isolate mMusErm1 chromosome 21, mMusErm1.Pri, whole genome shotgun sequence:
- the MFHAS1 gene encoding malignant fibrous histiocytoma-amplified sequence 1 produces MAAKDSGNLKTVRLWRDAALRARKLRSNLRQLTLSAAGGCPGAGAEQLDSPDAPQLVLPANIGDIEVLNLGNNGLEEVPDGLGSALGSLRVLVLRRNRFARLPPAVAELGHHLTELDVSHNRLTALGAEVVSALRELRKLNLSHNQLPALPAQLGTLAHLEELDVSFNRLAHLPDSLSCLLRLRTLDVDHNQLTAFPRQLLQLAALEELDVSSNRLRGLPEDISALRALKILWLSGAELGTLPSGFCELAGLESLMLDNNGLHALPAQFSRLQRLKMLNLSSNLFEEFPAALLPLAGLEELYLSRNQLTCVPSLISGLGRLLTLWLDHNRIRYLPDSIVELTGLEELVLQGNQIAVLPDNFGQLSRVGLWKIKDNPLIQPPYEVCMKGIPYIAAYQKELAHSQPAVQPRLKLLLMGHKAAGKTLLRHCLTEDRVEGNQGGGDKEKSCPAAAPSVSKGIEVTSWTADASRGLRFIVYDLAGDESYEVIQPFFLSPGALYVLVVNLATYEPRRFPATVGSFLHRVGARVPHAVVCIVGTHADLCGERELEEKCLDIHRQIALQEKHDAEGLSRLAQVVDEALTRDFELRSASPHAAYYGVSDKNLRRRKAHFQYLLNHRLQILSPVLPVSCRDPRQLQRLRDKLLSVAEHREIFPNLHRVLPRSWQVLEELHFQPPQAQRLWLSWWDSARLGLQAGLTEDRLQSALSYLHESGKLLYFEDSPALKEHVFHNLTRLIDILNVFFQRDPSLLLHKLLLGTSGEGEGEGDSSPLMATPTPGQELLRATQLHHYVEGFLLHGLLPAHVIRLLLKPHVQAQQDLQLLLELLEKMGLCYCLNKPKGKPLNGSTAWYKFPCYVQNEVPHAEAWINGTNLAGQSFVAEQLQIEYSFPFTFPPGLFARYSVQINSHVVHRSDGKLQIFAYRGKVPVVVSYRPAKGLLQPDTLSIASHASLPNIWTAWQAITPLVEELNVLLQEWPGLHYTVHILCSKCLKRGSPNPHAFPGELLSQPRPEGVAEIICPKNGSERVNVALVYPPTPTVISPCSKKNVGEKHRNQ; encoded by the coding sequence ATGGCTGCGAAGGACAGCGGGAACCTGAAGACGGTGAGGCTGTGGCGGGACGCCGCCCTGCGCGCCAGGAAGCTGCGGAGCAACCTGCGCCAGCTCACCCTCAGCGCGGCCGGGGGCTGCCCGGGGGCGGGCGCCGAGCAGCTCGACTCCCCCGACGCCCCCCAGCTCGTGCTGCCGGCCAACATCGGGGACATTGAGGTGCTGAACCTGGGCAACAACGGCCTGGAGGAGGTGCCCGACGGGCTGGGCTCGGCGCTGGGCAGCCTGCGCGTCCTGGTGCTGCGCAGAAACCGCTTCGCCCGGCTGCCCCCGGCCGTGGCCGAGCTGGGCCACCACCTCACCGAGCTGGACGTGAGCCACAACCGGCTGACCGCCCTGGGCGCGGAGGTGGTGAGCGCCCTGCGGGAGCTGCGCAAGCTCAACCTCAGCCACAACCAGCTGCCCGCCCTGCCCGCCCAGCTGGGGACCCTGGCCCACCTGGAGGAGCTGGATGTCAGCTTCAACCGGCTGGCACACCTGCCCgactccctctcctgcctcttgcGCCTGCGCACCCTCGACGTGGACCACAACCAGCTCACGGCTTTCCCCCGGCAGCTGCTGCAGCTGGCGGCCCTGGAGGAGCTGGATGTGTCCAGCAACCGGCTGCGGGGCCTACCTGAGGATATCAGTGCCCTGCGCGCCCTCAAGATCCTCTGGCTGAGTGGGGCCGAGCTTGGCACCCTGCCCAGCGGCTTCTGCGAGCTGGCCGGCCTCGAGAGCCTCATGCTCGACAACAACGGGCTGCACGCTCTGCCCGCCCAGTTCAGCCGCCTGCAGCGGCTCAAAATGCTCAACCTCTCCTCCAACCTCTTCGAGGAGTTCCCTGCCGCGCTGCTGCCCCTGGCTGGGCTGGAGGAGCTCTACCTGAGCCGCAACCAGCTCACCTGCGTGCCGTCGCTCATCTCGGGCCTGGGCCGGCTTCTCACCCTCTGGCTGGATCATAACCGGATCCGCTACCTGCCCGACTCCATTGTGGAACTGACGGGTCTGGAGGAGCTCGTGCTGCAAGGGAACCAGATCGCCGTGCTGCCCGACAACTTCGGCCAGCTCTCCAGGGTGGGCCTGTGGAAGATCAAGGACAACCCGCTGATCCAGCCCCCCTACGAGGTCTGCATGAAGGGGATCCCCTACATTGCAGCCTACCAGAAGGAGCTAGCGCACTCCCAGCCCGCTGTGCAGCCCCGCCTCAAGCTGCTCCTGATGGGCCACAAGGCCGCGGGGAAGACCTTGCTCCGTCACTGTCTCACTGAGGACAGAGTGGAGGGAAACCAGGGAGGAGGGGACAAGGAAAAGAGCTGCCCTGCTGCAGCTCCTTCTGTGAGCAAAGGCATTGAGGTGACCAGCTGGACGGCGGACGCTTCCCGGGGGCTGCGGTTCATTGTGTATGACTTAGCGGGCGATGAAAGCTACGAGGTGATCcagcccttcttcctctccccggGAGCCCTCTACGTGCTGGTGGTGAACCTGGCCACCTATGAGCCCCGCCGCTTTCCCGCCACAGTGGGTTCCTTCTTGCATCGGGTCGGGGCCCGGGTTCCCCATGCCGTGGTGTGCATCGTGGGCACGCACGCAGACTTGTGTGGGGAGCGGGAGCTGGAGGAGAAGTGCCTGGACATTCACCGCCAGATCGCCCTGCAGGAGAAGCACGACGCGGAAGGACTGAGCCGGTTGGCCCAGGTGGTGGACGAGGCCCTGACCCGGGACTTTGAGCTGCGCTCCGCCAGCCCCCACGCTGCCTACTATGGGGTTTCAGACAAGAACCTCCGGCGGCGCAAGGCCCATTTTCAGTACCTGCTCAACCACCGGCTGCAAATCCTGTCTCCGGTGTTGCCCGTCAGCTGCAGAGACCCTCGCCAGTTACAGCGCCTTCGGGACAAGCTGCTCTCCGTAGCTGAGCACCGGGAGATCTTCCCCAATTTACATAGAGTACTGCCTCGATCCTGGCAGGTGCTGGAGGAGCTGCATTTCCAGCCGCCCCAGGCACAGCGgctgtggctcagctggtgggaCTCGGCCCGCCTGGGCCTGCAGGCGGGTCTGACCGAGGACCGGCTACAGAGTGCTCTTTCGTACCTGCACGAGAGCGGCAAGCTGCTCTATTTCGAGGACAGCCCAGCCCTCAAGGAGCACGTCTTCCACAACCTCACCCGCCTCATCGACATCCTCAATGTCTTTTTCCAGAGGGATCCTTCCCTGCTGCTGCACAAGCTGCTCCTGGGCACCAGCGGCGAGGGCGAGGGTGAGGGCGACAGCTCCCCGCTGATGGCGACGCCCACCCCAGGCCAGGAACTTTTGCGGGCCACCCAGCTCCATCATTACGTGGAGGGCTTTCTGCTTCACGGGCTCTTGCCAGCCCATGTCATCCGGTTGCTGCTGAAGCCTCACGTCCAGGCCCAGCAGGACTTGCAGCTGCTGTTGGAGCTGCTGGAGAAGATGGGACTCTGTTACTGCCTCAATAAGCCCAAAGGCAAGCCTCTGAATGGGTCCACGGCTTGGTACAAGTTCCCGTGCTATGTGCAGAACGAGGTACCCCATGCAGAGGCCTGGATTAACGGGACCAACCTGGCCGGGCAGTCTTTCGTGGCCGAGCAGTTGCAGATTGAATACAGTTTCCCCTTCACCTTTCCACCCGGCCTGTTCGCGCGCTATAGCGTCCAGATCAACAGCCACGTGGTGCACAGATCCGACGGGAAACTTCAGATCTTTGCGTATCGGGGGAAGGTTCCGGTGGTGGTCAGTTACAGACCGGCCAAGGGGCTCCTGCAGCCAGACACTCTGTCCATTGCCAGCCACGCGTCGTTACCAAACATATGGACGGCATGGCAAGCCATAACCCCCTTGGTAGAGGAACTGAATGTCCTGCTTCAGGAATGGCCTGGACTGCACTATACCGTGCACATTCTCTGTTCTAAGTGCCTTAAGAGAGGGTCGCCCAATCCACACGCTTTCCCAG